The Neospora caninum Liverpool complete genome, chromosome X genome includes a region encoding these proteins:
- a CDS encoding putative vacuolar (H+)-ATPase G subunit domain-containing protein has product MLKRLSKASRSGSGTTRGSHPAWEEAGSTNPNTPVVEDPGGAGSASTAAQKGTGAGVPGQSARGVTRDGSGEPASLRNAPGDGEPKKRHSRTGSKLFSRLTSKVSRSVSALLHGDSGPAEASAEDAKGQADRTRSDGQCREPEAEKSSASGSAEAGEAALTHEPSLPQKKKFHIPHPHLPGHIRNAARPHSGQPGGSGLSEGAEGSHGVVHKMHPSHLPHLHLRGAGILAHARDEAHSGQAQNEADSSAGGVVLLQQLHQAHERARKIVEQSRKQKEGLLQRARREVEQEATKLREEAEKEFEASAETEQQEDAAFIAETNNEEVDVDVSPEVMDRAVHFCIDQVMCVDVELPEELRKRLPVIKAHPPTFFRKSCASQYPTTRGGKGEPAILKAALEHSYRQSFNQSTAHYGSFVGQDNDGYRGPGLSNLSGSDGSREAKKDVYSAILGDHAWNDDEFHIDLPDTAEQSRGDDSWWGSGRRRDGEGFFRRGQQAFCQGCWPAVSS; this is encoded by the exons ATGTTGAAGCGCCTGTCGAAGGCTTCCCGGAGCGGGTCTGGGACGACCCGAGGCTCGCATCCTGCGTGGGAAGAGGCGGGGAGCACGAATCCAAACACGCCGGTCGTGGAAGACCCTGGAGGGGCGGGAAGCGCCTCGACCGCAGCTCAGAAGGGGACCGGCGCGGGGGTTCCGGGCCAGTCGGCCCGCGGCGTGACCAGGGACGGTAGCGGCGAGCCGGCGAGTCTCCGGAACGCGCCCGGAGATGgagagccgaagaagcgacacTCGCGCACAGGCAGCAAGTTGTTCTCGCGCCTCACCTCGAAGGTATCGCGGTCCGTTTCCGCGTTGCTCCACGGCGACTCGGGCCCTGCGGAGGCATCCGCAGAGGATGCGAAAGGCCAAGCAGACCGCACGCGGTCGGACGGGCAGTGTCGCGAAcccgaggcagaaaagagtTCCGCGAGCGGATCGGCAGAGGCCGGCGAAGCGGCGCTGACCCACGAACCGTCCCTCCCGCAAAAGAAAAAGTTCCACATTCCCCATCCCCACCTTCCCGGGCACATCCGGAACGCAGCGAGACCCCACAGCGGTCAGCCAGGCGGCTCGGGCCTGTCGGAGGGCGCCGAGGGTTCGCACGGCGTCGTGCACAAAATGCATCCCTCCCACCTGCCGCACTTGCATTTACGAGGCGCGGGAATCCTCGCCCACGCCCGCGACGAGGCACACAGCGGCCAGGCGCAGAACGAGGCGGATTCGAGTGCGGGGGGCGTCGTACTCCTGCAACAGCTTCACCAGGCACAcgagcgcgcgaggaaaaTCGTAGAGCAAAGCCGCAAACAAAAGGAAGGACTCCTGCAACGCGCGCGGCGGGAAGTCGAAcaagaggcgacgaaacTCCG agaagaagcggagaaagagtTCGAAGCGTCGGCAGAGACCGAACAGCAGGAGGACGCGGCGTTTATCGCGGAGACGAACAACGAGGAAGTCGACGTCGACGTCTCTCCGGAAGTGATGGATCGTGCCGTCCACTTTTGCATTG ACCAGGTGATGTGCGTGGACGTGGAGCTGCCCGAGGAACTGCGCAAGCGCCTTCCTGTCAT CAAAGCGCATCCGCCGACGTTCTTCCGGAAGAGTTGCGCGTCGCAGTACCCGACAACCCGCGGCGGCAAGGGAGAGCCGGCGATTTTgaaggcggcgctggagCACTCGTACCGCCAGAGCTTTAACCAGAGCACAGCCCACTACGGCTCCTTTGTCGGCCAAGACAATGACGGGTACCGAGGCCCCGGTCTGAGCAACCTGAGTGGCTCCGACGGctcgcgagaggcgaagaaggacgtCTACTCAGCCATCCTCGGAGACCATGCGTGGAACGACGACGAGTTCCACATCGACCTGCCGGACACAGCGGAGCAGTCCCGCGGGGACGACAGTTGGTGGGGCTCAGGGCGAcgccgagacggagaaggcttcttccgccgcggCCAACAGGCCTTCTGCCAAGGCTGCTGGCCAGCGGTGTCCTCTTGA
- a CDS encoding putative eukaryotic translation initiation factor 3 subunit 5: MMRSVSRSVGTSSQQHNVPKHFDILPYPPLKVRVHPVVVLTILDAYLRREEGQMNVIGTLLGTVSEGNVVDISDCFVDRHSLTDEGLLQIIKDHHETMYELKQQVSGSGAKDIVVGWFCTGSEMTELTCAVHGWFKQFNTVSKFHPQPPLTEPIHLMVNTTMDRDNLSIKAYMQVPMNMAKDACFQFQELPLELFASSSDRAGLSLLLKVREANRRHRQQHEGNRASALSSSAPSSAAAVAAISDTPGVAGVPVIKQGLGAALEKLSDQLNKCGAYVRSVLDGSEKADPEIGRFLSKALCVEAVQDLEVFEQMCQNALQDNLMVVHLTSLARLQFAVAEKLNTSFF; this comes from the exons ATGATGCGCTCAGTGTCAAGGTCCGTTGGGACCTCGTCTCAGCAGCACAATGTGCCAAAACACTTTGATATTCTCCCGTATCCGCCCCTCAAAGTGCGCGTCCATCCCGTCGTTGTCCTGACGATTTTGGACGCTTACCtgagacgcgaagaaggccagaTGAACGTCATTGGAACGCTGCTGGGAACGGTATCTGAAGGCAATGTCGTGGACATCTCTGACTGCTTCGTCGACAGACACTCTCTTACGGATGAG GGTCTGCTGCAAATCATCAAGGACCACCACGAGACCATGTACGAGTTGAAGCAACAAGTtagcggcagcggcgcgaaGGACATCGTCGTAGGGTGGTTTTGCACCGGCAGCGAAATGACCGAGTTGACGTGCGCCGTCCACGGCTGGTTCAAACAGTTCAACACCGTGTCCAAGTTCCATCCGCAGCCGCCGCTTACGGAGCCGATTCACCTGATGGTGAACACCACCATGGATCGCGACAACCTGTCCATCAAG GCCTACATGCAAGTCCCGATGAACATGGCGAAGGACGCGTGCTTTCAGTTCCAGGAGTTGCCCCTGGagctcttcgcctcgtcctctgaCCGGGctggcctctccctcctcctcaAGGTCAGGGAAGCGAACCGACGTCACCGGCAGCAGCACGAGGGCAACCGGGCGAGCGCGCTGTCGAGCAGCGCACCCTCTTCGGCCGCTGCTGTGGCAGCCATTAGCGACACGCCGGGCGTTGCAGGTGTCCCAGTCATCAAGCAAGGCTTGGGCGCGGCTCTCGAGAAGCTGTCGGACCAGCTGAACAAGTGCGGGGCGTACGTGCGGAGCGTCCTTGACGGATCCGAGAAGGCAGATCCTGAAATCGGTCGGTTCCTTAGCAAGGCGCTCTGCGTGGAAGCTGTTCAGGACCTCGAGGTCTTTGAACAAATGTGCCAAAACGCGCTCCAAGATAACCTCATGGTGGTCCACCTGACCAGCCTGGCTCGGCTGCAGTTTGCGGTTGCTGAGAAACTCAACACGTCCTTCTTCTAA
- a CDS encoding putative cytochrome C oxidase assembly factor COX15 gives MTPRDARVVGTPLVAPGFERPVGLWLLGCSGLIFGLVCWGGYTRLTRSGLSMTDWRFQGKKLPQTPEEWEVEFNRYKETPEYQQVHHGITLEEFQQIYFIEWFHRMFARATGLFFVAGTVGFGAARALTSRMTLRLAGMGLLGAAQGLVGWWMVKSGFSEPTTENKTPRVSPYRLAFHLVTAMALYSVVLWHALSLLYPPPSVAAAAAPALGVAAVRAAMRKLRSRTWAMGALIATTLCSGAFVAGNDAGHAYNTWPKMIDDWVPPEVYEVMNKPLKIFESTPVVQFDHRMLAYSTLIGSTLLYFTGRRLPVPKEVKFALGALPSVIAVQLLLGITTLLFFVPTELGVLHQGGGMATLSALVYLCQTLSRVSRSLPV, from the exons aTGACGCCGAG GGACGCTCGAGTTGTAGGCACACCTTTAGTGGCTCCGGGTTTCGAGCGACCAGTCGGCCTGTGGCTATTAG GCTGCAGCGGTCTCAtcttcggcctcgtctgTTGGGGTGGCTACACAAGACTAACGCGCAGTGGGCTCTCTATGACAGACTGGAGGTTCCAGGGGAAGAAACTTCCCCAGACACCCGAGGAGTGGGAAGTGGAATTCAACCGGTACAAG gagacgccggaatACCAGCAAGTTCACCACGGGATAACCCTGGAGGAGTTTCAACAAATCTATTTCATCGAGTGGTTTCACCGCATGTTTGCTCGGGCCACAGGTCTGTTCTTCGTCGCAGGGACTGTTGGCTTCGGGGCGGCTCGAGCTCTCACATCGCGCATGACACTGCGGCTGGCCG GCATGGGCCTTCTCGGAGCGGCTCAGGGTCTTGTTGGATGGTGGATGGTCAAGAGCGGGTTCAGCGAGCCCACAACGGAGAACAAGACGCCGAG AGTGTCTCCATATCGGCTCGCCTTCCACCTGGTCACTGCCATGGCCCTCTACAGCGTGGTCCTCTGGCACgccctgtcgcttctctACCCGCCACCCTCCGTagccgctgctgctgcgccgGCGCTGGGCGTAGCGGCTGTACGCGCGGCGATGAGGAAACTCCGATCTCGCACGTGGGCCATGGGAGCCCTGATAGCCACCACGCTCTGTTCCGGAGCGTTTGTGGCAGGGAACGACGCCGGCCACGCGTACAACACGTGGCCTAAAATGATCGACGA CTGGGTTCCTCCCGAGGTTTATGAAGTGATGAACAAACCGCTCAAGATCTTCGAGTCAACGCCTGTTGTTCAGTTTGACCATCGTATGCTCGCTTACTCCACTTTGATTGGTTCGACGCTTCTCTACTTCACGGGTCGCAGGCTGCCTGTGCCGAAAGAAGTCAAG TTCGCACTCGGAGCGCTCCCCAGCGTGATAGCCGTGCAGCTGTTGCTAGGCATCACGacgctccttttcttcgtccccACGGAACTCGGTGTCTTGCACCAG GGCGGTGGAATGGCGACGCTGAGCGCCCTTGTGTACCTTTGCCAGACCCTCTCGAGAGTTTCAAGATCGCTTCCTGTCTAG